A region from the Cervus elaphus chromosome 10, mCerEla1.1, whole genome shotgun sequence genome encodes:
- the MGRN1 gene encoding E3 ubiquitin-protein ligase MGRN1 isoform X3, whose protein sequence is MGSILSRRIAGVEDIDIQANSAYRYPPKSGNYFASHFFMGGEKFDTPHPEGYLFGENMDLNFLGSRPVQFPYVTPAPHEPVKTLRSLVNIRKDSLRLVRYKDGADSPTEDGEKPRVLYSLEFTFDADARVAITVYCQAVEEFLNGTAAYSPKSPALQSETVHYKRGVSQQFSLPSFKIDFSEWKDDELNFDLDRGVFPVVIQAMVDEGDVVEVTGHAHVLLAAFEKHMDGSFSVKPLKQKQIVDRVSYLLQEIYGIENKNNQETKPSEEENSDNSSECVVCLSDLRDTLILPCRHLCLCNSCADTLRYQASNCPICRLPFRALLQIRAVRKKPGALSPISFSPVLAQSMDHDEHSCPFKKSKSHPASLASKKPKRETSADSIPPGYEPISLLEALNGLRAVPPAGPPAVPTAPLYEEITYSGVSDGLSQASCPLAGIDRRVESSLQKGKPRSKSPDSTLRSPSSPIHEEDDSEALPPPGGVGLALSSSPESFMTETVDETSSVKQGSRVPSIENVLQDGSPEPCGRSQPGAPADVYLPALGPGSCSAGLEE, encoded by the exons GAAACTACTTCGCATCACACTTTTTCATGGGAGGTGAGAAGTTCGACACCCCCCACCCCGAGGGTTACCTCTTTGGAGAGAACATGGACCTGAACTTCCTGGGCAGTCGCCCAGTCCAG TTCCCTTATGTCACGCCCGCACCCCATGAGCCCGTGAAGACGCTGAGAAGCCTGGTGAACATCCGCAAAGACTCCCTCCGGCTCGTGAG GTACAAGGACGGTGCCGACAGCCCCACTGAGGACGGCGAGAAGCCCCGCGTCCTCTACAGCCTGGAGTTCACCTTCGACGCCGACGCCCGGGTGGCCATCACCGTCTACTGCCAGGCAGTGGAGGAGTTCCTGAACGGGACTGCAGC GTACAGCCCCAAGAGCCCAGCCCTGCAGTCCGAGACCGTCCACTACAAGCGCGGCGTGAGCCAGCAGTTCTCCCTGCCCTCCTTCAAGATCGACTTCTCGGAGTGGAAGGATGACGAG CTGAACTTTGACCTGGACCGGGgcgtgtttccagtggtcatccaGGCCATGGTGGACGAGGGAGACG TCGTGGAAGTGACCGGCCACGCGCACGTGCTCTTGGCCGCCTTTGAAAAG CACATGGACGGCAGCTTCTCCGTGAAACCTTTAAAGCAGAAGCAAATC GTGGACCGGGTTAGCTACTTGCTGCAGGAGATCTATGGCATCGAGAACAAGAACAACCAGGAGACCAAG CCCTCGGAAGAGGAGAACAGCGACAACAGCAGCGAGTGCGTGGTGTGCCTGTCCGACCTGCGGGACACGCTCATCCTGCCCTGCCGCCACCTCTGCCTCTGCAACTCCTGCGCCGACACGCTGCGCTACCAGGCCAGCAACTGCCCCATCTGCCGGCTGC CGTTCCGGGCTCTTCTGCAGATCCGGGCGGTGCGCAAGAAGCCGGGGGCCCTGTCCCCCATCTCCTTCAGCCCCGTTTTGGCCCAGAGCATGGACCACGACGAGCATTCT TGTccctttaaaaaatcaaagtcgCACCCCGCCTCACTGGCCAGCAAGAAACCTAAAAGGGAAACA AGTGCCGACAGCATCCCGCCCGGCTATGAGCCCATCTCCTTGCTCGAGGCACTCAATGGCCTTCGGGCGGTGCCCCCGGCTGGCCCCCCGGCCGTCCCCACGGCTCCCCTCTATGAGGAGATCACCTACTCGGGCGTCTCGGACGGCTTGTCACAGGCCAGCTGCCCACTTGCCGGGATCGATCGGAGGGTGGAAAGCAGCCTGCAGAAGGGCAAACCCCGGAGCAAGTCCCCGGACAG CACCCTCCGGTCCCCGTCGTCCCCCATCCACGAGGAGGACGACTCAGAGGCTCTGCCCCCTCccggtggggtggggctggcgcTCAGCAGCTCCCCTGAG AGCTTCATGACGGAGACGGTGGATGAGACTTCGTCGGTGAAGCAGG GGAGCCGCGTGCCGTCCATCGAGAACGTCCTGCAGGACGGCAGCCCCGAGCCCTGTGGCCGCAGCCAGCCCGGCGCACCTGCAGACGTCTACCTGCCAG CCCTGGGGCCCGGCTCCTGCTCCGCTGGTTTAGAGGAGTAA
- the MGRN1 gene encoding E3 ubiquitin-protein ligase MGRN1 isoform X2 — translation MGSILSRRIAGVEDIDIQANSAYRYPPKSGNYFASHFFMGGEKFDTPHPEGYLFGENMDLNFLGSRPVQFPYVTPAPHEPVKTLRSLVNIRKDSLRLVRYKDGADSPTEDGEKPRVLYSLEFTFDADARVAITVYCQAVEEFLNGTAAYSPKSPALQSETVHYKRGVSQQFSLPSFKIDFSEWKDDELNFDLDRGVFPVVIQAMVDEGDVVEVTGHAHVLLAAFEKHMDGSFSVKPLKQKQIVDRVSYLLQEIYGIENKNNQETKPSEEENSDNSSECVVCLSDLRDTLILPCRHLCLCNSCADTLRYQASNCPICRLPFRALLQIRAVRKKPGALSPISFSPVLAQSMDHDEHSSADSIPPGYEPISLLEALNGLRAVPPAGPPAVPTAPLYEEITYSGVSDGLSQASCPLAGIDRRVESSLQKGKPRSKSPDSTLRSPSSPIHEEDDSEALPPPGGVGLALSSSPESFMTETVDETSSVKQGSRVPSIENVLQDGSPEPCGRSQPGAPADVYLPGWSTSMETPRSLHATGHPRPPLGGPSPDPRAAELTPL, via the exons GAAACTACTTCGCATCACACTTTTTCATGGGAGGTGAGAAGTTCGACACCCCCCACCCCGAGGGTTACCTCTTTGGAGAGAACATGGACCTGAACTTCCTGGGCAGTCGCCCAGTCCAG TTCCCTTATGTCACGCCCGCACCCCATGAGCCCGTGAAGACGCTGAGAAGCCTGGTGAACATCCGCAAAGACTCCCTCCGGCTCGTGAG GTACAAGGACGGTGCCGACAGCCCCACTGAGGACGGCGAGAAGCCCCGCGTCCTCTACAGCCTGGAGTTCACCTTCGACGCCGACGCCCGGGTGGCCATCACCGTCTACTGCCAGGCAGTGGAGGAGTTCCTGAACGGGACTGCAGC GTACAGCCCCAAGAGCCCAGCCCTGCAGTCCGAGACCGTCCACTACAAGCGCGGCGTGAGCCAGCAGTTCTCCCTGCCCTCCTTCAAGATCGACTTCTCGGAGTGGAAGGATGACGAG CTGAACTTTGACCTGGACCGGGgcgtgtttccagtggtcatccaGGCCATGGTGGACGAGGGAGACG TCGTGGAAGTGACCGGCCACGCGCACGTGCTCTTGGCCGCCTTTGAAAAG CACATGGACGGCAGCTTCTCCGTGAAACCTTTAAAGCAGAAGCAAATC GTGGACCGGGTTAGCTACTTGCTGCAGGAGATCTATGGCATCGAGAACAAGAACAACCAGGAGACCAAG CCCTCGGAAGAGGAGAACAGCGACAACAGCAGCGAGTGCGTGGTGTGCCTGTCCGACCTGCGGGACACGCTCATCCTGCCCTGCCGCCACCTCTGCCTCTGCAACTCCTGCGCCGACACGCTGCGCTACCAGGCCAGCAACTGCCCCATCTGCCGGCTGC CGTTCCGGGCTCTTCTGCAGATCCGGGCGGTGCGCAAGAAGCCGGGGGCCCTGTCCCCCATCTCCTTCAGCCCCGTTTTGGCCCAGAGCATGGACCACGACGAGCATTCT AGTGCCGACAGCATCCCGCCCGGCTATGAGCCCATCTCCTTGCTCGAGGCACTCAATGGCCTTCGGGCGGTGCCCCCGGCTGGCCCCCCGGCCGTCCCCACGGCTCCCCTCTATGAGGAGATCACCTACTCGGGCGTCTCGGACGGCTTGTCACAGGCCAGCTGCCCACTTGCCGGGATCGATCGGAGGGTGGAAAGCAGCCTGCAGAAGGGCAAACCCCGGAGCAAGTCCCCGGACAG CACCCTCCGGTCCCCGTCGTCCCCCATCCACGAGGAGGACGACTCAGAGGCTCTGCCCCCTCccggtggggtggggctggcgcTCAGCAGCTCCCCTGAG AGCTTCATGACGGAGACGGTGGATGAGACTTCGTCGGTGAAGCAGG GGAGCCGCGTGCCGTCCATCGAGAACGTCCTGCAGGACGGCAGCCCCGAGCCCTGTGGCCGCAGCCAGCCCGGCGCACCTGCAGACGTCTACCTGCCAG GATGGTCCACCTCCATGGAGACGCCCCGCAGCCTCCACGCCACTGGGCACCCCCGGCCCCCGCTTGGCGGCCCCAGCCCCGACCCCAGGGCCGCTGAGCTGACCCCACTCTGA
- the MGRN1 gene encoding E3 ubiquitin-protein ligase MGRN1 isoform X4: MGSILSRRIAGVEDIDIQANSAYRYPPKSGNYFASHFFMGGEKFDTPHPEGYLFGENMDLNFLGSRPVQFPYVTPAPHEPVKTLRSLVNIRKDSLRLVRYKDGADSPTEDGEKPRVLYSLEFTFDADARVAITVYCQAVEEFLNGTAAYSPKSPALQSETVHYKRGVSQQFSLPSFKIDFSEWKDDELNFDLDRGVFPVVIQAMVDEGDVVEVTGHAHVLLAAFEKHMDGSFSVKPLKQKQIVDRVSYLLQEIYGIENKNNQETKPSEEENSDNSSECVVCLSDLRDTLILPCRHLCLCNSCADTLRYQASNCPICRLPFRALLQIRAVRKKPGALSPISFSPVLAQSMDHDEHSSADSIPPGYEPISLLEALNGLRAVPPAGPPAVPTAPLYEEITYSGVSDGLSQASCPLAGIDRRVESSLQKGKPRSKSPDSTLRSPSSPIHEEDDSEALPPPGGVGLALSSSPESFMTETVDETSSVKQGSRVPSIENVLQDGSPEPCGRSQPGAPADVYLPALGPGSCSAGLEE, encoded by the exons GAAACTACTTCGCATCACACTTTTTCATGGGAGGTGAGAAGTTCGACACCCCCCACCCCGAGGGTTACCTCTTTGGAGAGAACATGGACCTGAACTTCCTGGGCAGTCGCCCAGTCCAG TTCCCTTATGTCACGCCCGCACCCCATGAGCCCGTGAAGACGCTGAGAAGCCTGGTGAACATCCGCAAAGACTCCCTCCGGCTCGTGAG GTACAAGGACGGTGCCGACAGCCCCACTGAGGACGGCGAGAAGCCCCGCGTCCTCTACAGCCTGGAGTTCACCTTCGACGCCGACGCCCGGGTGGCCATCACCGTCTACTGCCAGGCAGTGGAGGAGTTCCTGAACGGGACTGCAGC GTACAGCCCCAAGAGCCCAGCCCTGCAGTCCGAGACCGTCCACTACAAGCGCGGCGTGAGCCAGCAGTTCTCCCTGCCCTCCTTCAAGATCGACTTCTCGGAGTGGAAGGATGACGAG CTGAACTTTGACCTGGACCGGGgcgtgtttccagtggtcatccaGGCCATGGTGGACGAGGGAGACG TCGTGGAAGTGACCGGCCACGCGCACGTGCTCTTGGCCGCCTTTGAAAAG CACATGGACGGCAGCTTCTCCGTGAAACCTTTAAAGCAGAAGCAAATC GTGGACCGGGTTAGCTACTTGCTGCAGGAGATCTATGGCATCGAGAACAAGAACAACCAGGAGACCAAG CCCTCGGAAGAGGAGAACAGCGACAACAGCAGCGAGTGCGTGGTGTGCCTGTCCGACCTGCGGGACACGCTCATCCTGCCCTGCCGCCACCTCTGCCTCTGCAACTCCTGCGCCGACACGCTGCGCTACCAGGCCAGCAACTGCCCCATCTGCCGGCTGC CGTTCCGGGCTCTTCTGCAGATCCGGGCGGTGCGCAAGAAGCCGGGGGCCCTGTCCCCCATCTCCTTCAGCCCCGTTTTGGCCCAGAGCATGGACCACGACGAGCATTCT AGTGCCGACAGCATCCCGCCCGGCTATGAGCCCATCTCCTTGCTCGAGGCACTCAATGGCCTTCGGGCGGTGCCCCCGGCTGGCCCCCCGGCCGTCCCCACGGCTCCCCTCTATGAGGAGATCACCTACTCGGGCGTCTCGGACGGCTTGTCACAGGCCAGCTGCCCACTTGCCGGGATCGATCGGAGGGTGGAAAGCAGCCTGCAGAAGGGCAAACCCCGGAGCAAGTCCCCGGACAG CACCCTCCGGTCCCCGTCGTCCCCCATCCACGAGGAGGACGACTCAGAGGCTCTGCCCCCTCccggtggggtggggctggcgcTCAGCAGCTCCCCTGAG AGCTTCATGACGGAGACGGTGGATGAGACTTCGTCGGTGAAGCAGG GGAGCCGCGTGCCGTCCATCGAGAACGTCCTGCAGGACGGCAGCCCCGAGCCCTGTGGCCGCAGCCAGCCCGGCGCACCTGCAGACGTCTACCTGCCAG CCCTGGGGCCCGGCTCCTGCTCCGCTGGTTTAGAGGAGTAA
- the MGRN1 gene encoding E3 ubiquitin-protein ligase MGRN1 isoform X1 produces MGSILSRRIAGVEDIDIQANSAYRYPPKSGNYFASHFFMGGEKFDTPHPEGYLFGENMDLNFLGSRPVQFPYVTPAPHEPVKTLRSLVNIRKDSLRLVRYKDGADSPTEDGEKPRVLYSLEFTFDADARVAITVYCQAVEEFLNGTAAYSPKSPALQSETVHYKRGVSQQFSLPSFKIDFSEWKDDELNFDLDRGVFPVVIQAMVDEGDVVEVTGHAHVLLAAFEKHMDGSFSVKPLKQKQIVDRVSYLLQEIYGIENKNNQETKPSEEENSDNSSECVVCLSDLRDTLILPCRHLCLCNSCADTLRYQASNCPICRLPFRALLQIRAVRKKPGALSPISFSPVLAQSMDHDEHSCPFKKSKSHPASLASKKPKRETSADSIPPGYEPISLLEALNGLRAVPPAGPPAVPTAPLYEEITYSGVSDGLSQASCPLAGIDRRVESSLQKGKPRSKSPDSTLRSPSSPIHEEDDSEALPPPGGVGLALSSSPESFMTETVDETSSVKQGSRVPSIENVLQDGSPEPCGRSQPGAPADVYLPGWSTSMETPRSLHATGHPRPPLGGPSPDPRAAELTPL; encoded by the exons GAAACTACTTCGCATCACACTTTTTCATGGGAGGTGAGAAGTTCGACACCCCCCACCCCGAGGGTTACCTCTTTGGAGAGAACATGGACCTGAACTTCCTGGGCAGTCGCCCAGTCCAG TTCCCTTATGTCACGCCCGCACCCCATGAGCCCGTGAAGACGCTGAGAAGCCTGGTGAACATCCGCAAAGACTCCCTCCGGCTCGTGAG GTACAAGGACGGTGCCGACAGCCCCACTGAGGACGGCGAGAAGCCCCGCGTCCTCTACAGCCTGGAGTTCACCTTCGACGCCGACGCCCGGGTGGCCATCACCGTCTACTGCCAGGCAGTGGAGGAGTTCCTGAACGGGACTGCAGC GTACAGCCCCAAGAGCCCAGCCCTGCAGTCCGAGACCGTCCACTACAAGCGCGGCGTGAGCCAGCAGTTCTCCCTGCCCTCCTTCAAGATCGACTTCTCGGAGTGGAAGGATGACGAG CTGAACTTTGACCTGGACCGGGgcgtgtttccagtggtcatccaGGCCATGGTGGACGAGGGAGACG TCGTGGAAGTGACCGGCCACGCGCACGTGCTCTTGGCCGCCTTTGAAAAG CACATGGACGGCAGCTTCTCCGTGAAACCTTTAAAGCAGAAGCAAATC GTGGACCGGGTTAGCTACTTGCTGCAGGAGATCTATGGCATCGAGAACAAGAACAACCAGGAGACCAAG CCCTCGGAAGAGGAGAACAGCGACAACAGCAGCGAGTGCGTGGTGTGCCTGTCCGACCTGCGGGACACGCTCATCCTGCCCTGCCGCCACCTCTGCCTCTGCAACTCCTGCGCCGACACGCTGCGCTACCAGGCCAGCAACTGCCCCATCTGCCGGCTGC CGTTCCGGGCTCTTCTGCAGATCCGGGCGGTGCGCAAGAAGCCGGGGGCCCTGTCCCCCATCTCCTTCAGCCCCGTTTTGGCCCAGAGCATGGACCACGACGAGCATTCT TGTccctttaaaaaatcaaagtcgCACCCCGCCTCACTGGCCAGCAAGAAACCTAAAAGGGAAACA AGTGCCGACAGCATCCCGCCCGGCTATGAGCCCATCTCCTTGCTCGAGGCACTCAATGGCCTTCGGGCGGTGCCCCCGGCTGGCCCCCCGGCCGTCCCCACGGCTCCCCTCTATGAGGAGATCACCTACTCGGGCGTCTCGGACGGCTTGTCACAGGCCAGCTGCCCACTTGCCGGGATCGATCGGAGGGTGGAAAGCAGCCTGCAGAAGGGCAAACCCCGGAGCAAGTCCCCGGACAG CACCCTCCGGTCCCCGTCGTCCCCCATCCACGAGGAGGACGACTCAGAGGCTCTGCCCCCTCccggtggggtggggctggcgcTCAGCAGCTCCCCTGAG AGCTTCATGACGGAGACGGTGGATGAGACTTCGTCGGTGAAGCAGG GGAGCCGCGTGCCGTCCATCGAGAACGTCCTGCAGGACGGCAGCCCCGAGCCCTGTGGCCGCAGCCAGCCCGGCGCACCTGCAGACGTCTACCTGCCAG GATGGTCCACCTCCATGGAGACGCCCCGCAGCCTCCACGCCACTGGGCACCCCCGGCCCCCGCTTGGCGGCCCCAGCCCCGACCCCAGGGCCGCTGAGCTGACCCCACTCTGA